A window of the Arenibacter algicola genome harbors these coding sequences:
- the bcp gene encoding thioredoxin-dependent thiol peroxidase: MKTLKVGDKVPTFSAKDENGNIINLSDYKDKKLIVFFYPKASTPGCTAEACNLRDNYAELKAEGYELLGVSADSQKRQLNFKNKYQFPFPLLADEDHTVINIFGVWGPKQFMGKKYDGIHRMTFVIDGDGVVEKVIDKVKTKDHAAQLL; the protein is encoded by the coding sequence ATGAAGACTTTAAAAGTAGGGGATAAGGTGCCCACATTTTCGGCCAAGGATGAAAACGGTAATATTATTAATCTTTCCGACTATAAAGATAAAAAGTTAATTGTCTTTTTCTATCCAAAGGCAAGTACTCCCGGATGTACGGCTGAAGCCTGTAATTTACGGGATAATTATGCCGAACTAAAAGCTGAAGGTTATGAGCTCCTAGGTGTCAGCGCCGATTCACAGAAACGTCAACTAAATTTTAAAAATAAATATCAATTTCCCTTTCCATTATTAGCGGATGAAGACCATACCGTCATTAATATTTTTGGGGTTTGGGGGCCAAAACAGTTCATGGGAAAAAAATATGACGGTATTCACAGAATGACTTTTGTAATTGATGGGGACGGCGTTGTAGAAAAGGTGATAGACAAGGTAAAGACCAAAGATCACGCTGCACAACTTCTATAA